TGTGATTAGCTGCGATCAGACATCGACGTTTGCCGAGTCAAGACGATGAAGACAAGAAGAGATGGAACGGTAACTACGATACAAGGAGCGGTGAAAAACGCTCGTTTGTACAGCATGTGCACGGAGACGTGGCGAATGACGGTAGCCTGTCCGTTGCACGAGTGTTTAACAGTGAGCAAAATAGCAGGGCGTCCATCTCGTCTCTCCGCCGCCAGTTACATGCTTCCAACGCAACCTTcaataacagcagcagcagcagcagcagcagcagcagcacactgGCGGCCGTGACTTTTGAAGTCTTGCCGAGGCGTGGACGGCGAAGTGAGACCCTGCTGCGTCCCGACAACCACCAGGTGCGTGCTACCTACTTCACGCCGGGCGAGACATGTCGCACGGAGCCAGTGATGCAGAGGCTGCAGCTCGACGGCTGCGATTCCTTGAGCGTGGTGACCCAGGGGTGTCGGGGCACGTGTCACTCGCGTTCTCAGCCGGAATGGCATTTCGAGAGGCAGCAGGTGAGGAATGTGCAGCACTGCACGTGCTGCAAGCCCTATCAGGAGCGCTACGTGCCAGTGGTCTTCCAGTGTCGTGGCACCACCAAAGAGCGCTACGTGGGTACAGCCTCCTCATGCGCCTGCAGACCTTGTTCCTATGGCAACGTGACCACCAGAACAATCTATGAATACTGAGTCCGTTCCGTTTACCTCCCCCAACCCTCAAACCGTCAGGCGATGTTAAACCCTGCGGCCGGGACGACTTGCCAGTAGACCTCACACCAAACTTCAACTTCACTCAGATAAAGAGACTACAAGTggcactattaaaaaaaaaaaaaaaacacgctaGCGACTGCAGCCAGACCCGAGCTTCTGGAATGCAAGACGTTCTGTCTCTTCCTGACAGAGAGAGGAGCCTGTGATGGTAGTGTGCCTTTCAACGTCATTATCAAGTTCTGTGTAAGACTTTAACACATATATAAGACTAGAtcaaaaagatgttttaaaaccACTTTTCTGTTGATAACTTAAGCCAGCTGTTGCCTTGATGTACTGCAGGATCAAATgttcatttgattttaaaaaatgtactgcTTGCAGGCGAATGCATTTAAACCCAATGAATCTGAAGCAACTttatagcaaaataaatatgaccAAGATATTTTTTAACGTAATTCTGATCATTTAAAGATTTTGCATTCTACATTTTGTCATGCTTTGTATttcaaccacgaacttgtattactggactgctagtAGACgatccagttaactactaaaacgaggcaggtgtgtacaaggCTTCCGGTgaagtcacatttattgtttaggttcgccgagactaacagcggagaacttcgcaagaggctaagcgttagtCTCGGCAGCCAAACACCAACCCACCTATACATGTCGGTGATTTCAACAGTATTAAGATAAAATGATCCATGGTGGAAGGACATGATGTAGCCTGCAAACAATGAAAGTTTCCAAGACACATCTTTTGTTGTAGAAAGCCGAACATTTTCTCCTTACAGGACTAAATGCGTCTCTTTGTACAGCTTACTGAAATTTCCTGGAACTTTCACACTACTTGAACATgacctctaaaaaaaaaaaaacatgatgtatgtgtgtatatgtgtatgtatctaCACTCATACATACATGAGTAGGAATTATAGATTTTAAGATTCTCAAAATAAAGTTAAGGTAAAACAGGAGAACTTTTGAATGAAAGAAGGGTCCATTCCAACAAAAGCATTTTATAACATGtactcttatttttttccaaacatttgATGTATAACGGAATACAATGCACAATTAATATATTAAAGAATTAGAATAtgcttgtgttgtttttaatcaCACACCCTTCATGAAATGTGAAGTGCAGAAACTCTgagaaagttttaaacaaaaaattgcatttattCATCAATCATAATCACCGACactgtcatattttaaaataaaaaagataccACCCTTCACCAGCCCAGTGTCAGCTCAAGTTGAAATGCCTACTACACATTCTACACCTCTACTTTTctttatagaatttttttttttagatattgaAGTTTTTGTCAACTTTAgccaaaatattaaaatattaaattataaaattattatattgaTTGTTGTAGAAGTCATGGCAACTGTCTCTAAAGTAGCCTTGCTTTATTGTCTCCCACCACCTTCCACTCTCAGCTTCATTTATTCTGTCTGCAGTCAAATCTACATGATACTTCAAAGTCCTTGTGGAAATCTGTTTAGATTTCCATATAATTCATAAGGCTACAAAGAGTAGTCTTCGGCAAAACATTGCTGGCCTGAAGCTTAGTCCTAACATTTTCTGGCAAATAGGTCTGGACTTTGCCACGTTATTAATTTTCAAATACAGCTGAGTTCCATGCAGTTTAGATTACCAAAGTGAAAGAAAATCTAATGATGCAAGAAATCTgggagagcaaaaaaaaaattcaagcttCAATTGTCAAACTTTTCCTGAGTTTTACCTAATCAAGCCACTCTCCCAGCTTACACTTTGGTATATCCTTATGCAGTCCACAGTGAAGGCCAGAGAACGGTATCACTGCCGTAGATGATAGGCAATGACAGGGTTTTTAGGTGTATGAATCATGGTGGTGAAATCCACCTCAGGAAAATAGCCATCCACAAGCTCAAAGTGGAACTTTCTCAGCAGGTAGGACACCAATGTCTTGATCTGTACGTAAGCAAATGATTCACCGATACAGCGATGGCGGCCAGCTCCAAAGGGAACGTAGGAAAATTTCTCACTGTTACCAGTATCTGGTTCAAGAAATctaaacaaaacagtaaaaacaaaaaacttgttAGAGACAGGTCATTTTAGAGGCAgagcaaattttaaaagttaaaccTCAGCATTGGAAGCCAGATATGTAAATTTTTACTATAAACATGCTTTTTAATACCCCATCCTACAATAACAACCATTATGTCCAACTGTTAGAAATAAGGGTTCAAAAGTTAGATTGGAAAAATCAAATTCTAAAACGAAGATGAGTAGtgaagtagcaataagcagaaaaggtgggatgggagggggggaagggtgtgacaaatgattagcattgtgtggactgttgctaggagtaatgcttaaggaagaggTACATTTTCAGTGCAAATTTCAAAGATTCaattgtgggtaggtggcggatatggaataggagagttccattgttatgatgcacagtaactaaaatcCTGTGATCATGTTTTTGCTCTGGTGACATAAATGGTTAGGAGAGAGTCATCAGATGGAGAACATAGTTCTCTGGCTGGAATGTAAgggaagttcagagaaataaatgtagatAATCCATAAATAATTGGAGCCACCTATACCACCCTCCCTCCAAAAAACCCCACTTACTTCTGATCACAGTAAACATACAAaattgaaatgtaaaataatacaTGCTGTACTTTTTTCTACCCTCCATGTGTTGTCTGCAGTAGGTCATAAAACTAAAAGCTGCATGGAGCCATATTCATCCATATCTATCTCACAAAAAACTTCCATTtgatatatatacaaaaaatttaaattaaatcacTTTGTGGCTATACTAGGCTAGATTCACCTTTCAGGGAGGAACTGGTCAAGCTCTCTCCAGCTGTCTGGCAGGCGATGATTAGTGGTTGGTGACACACAAACCTGGTGACCTGGAGGAATGGTGTAGCCCATCACAGTCTGCAAATTTCCAGCAAACAGATTACAGTGAAGGAGGGTGAAACATATAGGCACTCACTCATAGCTGAAGATaatgttttctaaaaataaaaaaagatttagtgGACAAAAAGTAGATTTAGTGCTAAGAGGAAGGGGGCACAGAAGGCTAGTTCTTTGTTTGGGTAGACAGGCCAGAAAACAGAATAGCATGAGGTTGGGGAGGTTAGCGCCGGGTCATTAGGGTAGCGATAATCTTCATTGTCgtgagaaagcaagaaaagttgAAACACCTTCATGACAATGAGGAGCTGAAAATAAGACCTGCACAATTTCAAGACATATGCACAAATGATTGAGCAGTGGAAAATGACAAGTACATAATGAGTGATGTTCTGTGGGGAAATAGAATCCTTTAATAAAccattcatttgaaaataatctttCTGTTACCTTGTACAACTAAAAGAACCTCACTGTGTACAGTTTCCTTACCTGAGGAGTTTTGCACATACGCATCATAGTCATGATAGGTGGTCTCAGGCGCAGTGTCTCCTTCAAGCAACAGTCTAAAAGCTGCATCTCCTTGAGCACATCATAACTGAGTGGCTCCCACATGCCATCTGCCTCGTTCCAGGCCAGGTGCCTCTGCTCTTCAAATACCTTATTctagcaaacaaacaagtctGGGTATAGGCCTCAATCATCTACAGCATTCCTTATCTCTCTTGAAGATAtggtgaaaaagagaaaaaaatacattaaaagtaGGGAGAAATATTGGCGAGAAGTATATAGAAAAACAGCTAAGAAGTAGTAAGATACAAAGCCAGGAAGATTAAAGCAAGTCACTGAAAGAGTGTTAAAGTGTTAAAGTATGCAATGGAAAGAGGATGCACATTATAAGCCTTATTATTGAACGTGTTATCACTGGTTGGTTTCTGGGGGCTGAAGCCTGAGGGCAGAGCAGGTATCATGCCTATGGCACAAAATAGCCTTAAACCATCCCAGCCTAAGTACTACAATCACACAAACCATCTGTTTAATGTGTCTTGCTTATGGCACAAAATAGCCCCAAACAAACTCCCAGTACTACAATcacacatacaatcacacatGTTCAATGCAGGCactgtcttattttatttcgcACACAAAAGCACTTATCAAGTCTTAGGTACTATCTGAGGATGCTATAAACACAGAGACATTAAAATggacacacagaaaaaaacagtaatCTAGAAAGTGCTAGGCATAGTTCAAAAGCACAAATTATATCAGTAGCAGCTAGTGGCTTATAGAAAGCAGATACCAAGTGGTCTGATGGGTTAGATAATTAGCAATGGACCAGAAACTTTGGGCAAGGATAGTCTCAACTGGACACAAATTGCCAGAGCAGACAGGTCTCCATGACAACAATCTGACACCAGAACAAGGGTAATACTTGGCAGGTGCTGCCTCATTTACTGAGCATCTAAGAACACCCAGGTTGTAGCAACAGGAAATGATGTAATTCTCCTTGTAGGTTTATATCAACAGGAATATTCcattcatctttgtttttcatgattATAAACAACATAATTCTTTCTCATATCATTTCTAACTATCTGTATTTGTACTAATTCATTTTGTAAATACCCACATGCTGGGCGTCTGCTAAATAAAAGAGGATCTGATTTTACCAAAATAGTTCCCAGACAGAAATCAACCGTATCAACAGAAACACAATATTCACAGATTATAAAATGCCATTAATTCTTCAGAAGACGTGGGCAGAACATTATCATGGCATGGTATCATCATCATTGGACACCTTAATTAACTGTAGCATTAGGTACAAACATtcaaatcaaaaagaaaaacaatacaaGAACAAGGcacagacaaaaagaataaaagaaaggtaCTGCTCATATAAGCTACTAAATGCCAGActaattttcttgtattttgtttttccccTGGGTGTATATGTAATCTACTAGAAAAAAGGGGCAACTTGAAAAGCATACCTGGATGTGTTGATGTTTggcaagaaaaaatataagcCATGATGAAGTAGTTGAAGATGTATGTTGTCCTGCCAGCAAAAGCCCAATAAGCATGCCTGCTACTTCATCATCTGTCAACTTTCTACCACTTCTATATGACCAGATATGGTAgagtaaaaatagaaattatataGCATAGGAAATAGTAAGGATCCTTTttgtaaaataacttttataacAGATTTTAATTGTGATAAATTATTGGCATGACAGAAGTCTACGGAGCAAAAATGTATTGCAGAATCATTAGAAGAGGAGGCAGAATAACCCACTCTTTTCTGTTCTCACGCCCCAATTCCTTTTACCTCTTTGTTGTGATCACAGTTTTGAGTCATATTCCTCACTCTTAATTTTCGTTAATTTGTTCTCTGTTTCATGTATTATGTTCTAAAGACTGTTCATGTCATACACTAATTTTctacattgttttattatttttattatttttttcaggtttttttgcCATTCCATTCTAGCGTTTATCCTTTCCTTTGGGAACATATGCCAAGTAGCATTTAGCCACACCATGACTCCTTTCCTTCACATTGTTAAATGATAAAACTGCCAAAGTGTAAAAAGATAGATTAATTTACTATTGTTaggcaaaataaacaagttaaaaatattttctttgattttgtattttatgtattcAAATATTCTCGGCATAATCAGCATATAAAGTCAGCTTAGCAAACTCACTTGTAGGTagaatctatcaatgtctgaagAATGTCATCTTCCTGCTCTTTGGCTTCTCGACGACGTTGAATCACTTGGTAAAACATCTGCTTCACTGCTAGATGAGCCTTGTCCCGTTTTCTGCCGTTACAAGAACATCATAATATACTCAAGTAATACGATGAGAGGTATTTTAAACATGCTGAATTGTTGTTGTATGTCACTGCCTTGTGGGCCTCCTCTAGTCATCCTACTGTACAAAATGCTCTTTAAATTGGTGAAAATGGAAATAAAGTGCTGTTAATATAGTGTTAAATGTGGCCAGCAAAGAATATATCTTCTGTGTAAgctaaatagtttttcagttagtcaatCAATCTTGTAAAAGGTAGGAATGCAAGACATAGCTGTGTCCTGTCCTAAGCTGTTGCCAAAAGAGAGCCTTGAAGGGAGAAAGGAAAACCAAACCCAAAGAAGTGAGCTGTGCCACCAAGAGCCTAGATAAATGAAGGCAGTAAGGGGGGAACTGAATTGAGGGCCAATGCTGGGCAATTGAGGAAGGAAGGGTACAGGGTGACAGCAAGAAGCCCTACCAAATATTAAAGACCCTCACCAAGTcaggtcaacacaagacctcagACTTTTAAAATTCTTGACATAACAGATATATTGGATTACTAAGGTGCTTTTgagttaaaatgtttgaaaccaGACCTGAAGCTTGggaaaggcagccagccaggtAGAAGCCATGCCATATGGGTAAATCCTCCATCCAAGTCCCAGTACAGCTGTGCTACTTTCTCATCTAGCATGGCACGAATCTCTTTTCCTATGAGAAAGTAGACACACGGCattcaaaaagtattttaaaaagtaataagaCACACCCCTTCAAAATctataaaaaagaattaaaattctAATACCTTAATacctatttaaaataaatgcttatGCTATAAACTTGTAACTGGTGTCTTAACTGGCCAGTTCTTCTTACTCTGAACCTGATTTCATTATCCAGGTTGTGTTTCCTAAACTTAAAGATGACACATCAGAGATGGCTGCTTCCATGACATCAACGCATCAATGGTGAAAAGAACAAGGCAGTGAAAGGCATCATTTCTGTCTTCTAAGGCAGAAACAAGGGTCTTTCTACCAGTTCATTAAATTTGCACTATAGGTTTAATACTTCATTTACTTCATatgttgtatgtttattatttctgtatcatgattaaataaaagataattcgtttgaaattttaataatttaaaaacttgtcttctcttattattattgaccTTTTTATGCAAAGTATTTAACAATGGACTCTTTCAGACAACAATTTCCATTGTAAAGCTGTCAAAGTAGAAATACAAGCTACGTCTGATAACAAAAACTGTTAGACCCACAGGTAAAGATTTTGATTTAGAGATAAATTTTGGTACACTCTTTGTCGAATCTTCATCATGAATCTTTTCAGTGCTGCCAGCATTTTGGTTTACATAGTT
This sequence is a window from Pomacea canaliculata isolate SZHN2017 linkage group LG5, ASM307304v1, whole genome shotgun sequence. Protein-coding genes within it:
- the LOC112564918 gene encoding lanosterol 14-alpha demethylase-like is translated as MTIKDEAVDFVLKSGGATYALTAAVLVLAVSWLIGKWKHQGTEKLPPHIPSTIPFLGQAISFAQNPIEFLLAAYQKYGPVFSFTMVGKTFTYLVGSEAAALFFNSKNENLNAEDVYSRLTTPVFGKGVAYDVPHPVFLEQKKILKTGLNIARFREHVHMIEEETDSYFRRWGNKGKNDLFVAMSELIILTASRCLHGKEIRAMLDEKVAQLYWDLDGGFTHMAWLLPGWLPFPSFRKRDKAHLAVKQMFYQVIQRRREAKEQEDDILQTLIDSTYKSGRKLTDDEVAGMLIGLLLAGQHTSSTTSSWLIFFLAKHQHIQNKVFEEQRHLAWNEADGMWEPLSYDVLKEMQLLDCCLKETLRLRPPIMTMMRMCKTPQTVMGYTIPPGHQVCVSPTTNHRLPDSWRELDQFLPERFLEPDTGNSEKFSYVPFGAGRHRCIGESFAYVQIKTLVSYLLRKFHFELVDGYFPEVDFTTMIHTPKNPVIAYHLRQ